From Leishmania mexicana MHOM/GT/2001/U1103 complete genome, chromosome 21, a single genomic window includes:
- a CDS encoding metallo-peptidase, Clan ME, Family M16, producing MLRATSRLGIYEYQFGQPSLKNAFSTRIAPAAKARSPGTVQSTKLTNGVRVVSHDLDGPVTSIGVYADAGPKYDPIATPGLSYVMRFALQTSNMDSSLFQIDRTMRSTGNAYGHGEVCKRYLSWKAEGRRDMWEKPFEMLATGVVAPRFHESDIERFRDTMDNQLEEMRWQCPREYAIDQLELVAFSKEPLGAPRMVPRMANDRCNHKALLDHWAANFQPSRIVLAGVNVPHDALIAAYEKLPYKHSAEAPHHARAAAPKLSHSNEAAQFYAGRQNVEYESRAAVMGTMPDMQAEVIGAVGVPTYGRDECAKQYATALVTREIYEEAMRSAHGSRASSEHYGAQVFYRPYSSAGLIGYTVRGAPAEVEKMIQVASSAFPAAVDVAVVKRAAHCAHVRLLHEQVEVTRDYCDFLATSPNSVEELVQAISGVTKANVEEAMKKMVAQKPATYATGDSFTFPIVASLSHA from the coding sequence ATGCTGCGCGCGACGTCTCGCTTGGGTATCTACGAGTACCAGTTTGGCCAGCCTTCGCTGAAGAACGCCTTCAGCACAAGGATCGCGCCGGCTGCCAAGGCGCGCAGTCCCGGTACGGTGCAGTCGACCAAGCTAACGAATGGTGTGCGTGTAGTGTCGCACGACCTCGACGGTCCGGTCACGTCCATCGGCGTTTATGCGGATGCGGGACCGAAGTACGACCCCATCGCCACCCCCGGCCTGAGCTACGTCATGCGCTTCGCCCTGCAGACCTCCAACATGGACAGCTCCCTCTTCCAGATCGACCGCACGATGCGCTCCACCGGCAACGCGTACGGCCACGGCGAGGTGTGCAAGCGCTATTTAAGCTGGAAGGCGGAGGGCCGCCGTGACATGTGGGAGAAGCCGTTTGAGATGCTCGCCaccggcgtcgtcgcgccGCGCTTCCACGAGAGCGATATTGAGCGCTTCCGCGACACGATGGACAaccagctggaggagatgcgcTGGCAGTGCCCTCGCGAATACGCTATCGACCAGCTGGAGCTGGTGGCCTTCTCCAAGGAGCCGCTCGGGGCGCCGCGCATGGTGCCTCGCATGGCAAATGACCGCTGCAACCACAAGGCGCTGCTAGACCATTGGGCCGCCAACTTCCAGCCCAGTCGCATCGTCCTGGCTGGTGTGAATGTGCCGCACGACGCCCTGATAGCCGCCTACGAGAAGCTGCCGTACAAGCACTCGGCCGAGGCCCcccaccacgcgcgcgccgccgcgccgaagCTGTCCCACAGCAACGAAGCGGCCCAGTTCTACGCGGGTCGGCAGAACGTCGAGTACGagagccgcgccgctgtcaTGGGCACAATGCCCGACATGCAGGCAGAGGTGATCGGTGCCGTCGGCGTGCCAACCTACGGCCGTGACGAGTGCGCCAAGCAAtacgcgacggcgctggtgacGCGCGAGATCtacgaggaggcgatgcgcagcgcgcatGGCAGCCGTGCCAGCTCGGAGCACTACGGCGCGCAGGTCTTCTACCGCCCATACTCGTCTGCCGGCCTGATCGGCTACActgtgcgcggtgcgccgGCCGAGGTGGAGAAAATGATTCAggtcgcctccagcgcctttccggccgccgtcgacgtGGCGGTCGTGAAGCGCGCGGCCCactgcgcgcacgtgcgcctgctgcatgaGCAGGTCGAAGTGACACGCGACTACTGCGACTTCCTCGCCACATCGCCCAACTCAGTCGAGGAACTCGTGCAGGCGATCAGCGGGGTCACGAAGGCTaacgtggaggaggcgatgaagAAGATGGTCGCGCAGAAGCCGGCTACCTACGCGACAGGCGACAGCTTCACGTTTCCCATAGTCGCGTCGCTGAGCCACGCTTAA